In one window of Arachis ipaensis cultivar K30076 chromosome B06, Araip1.1, whole genome shotgun sequence DNA:
- the LOC107646289 gene encoding F-box protein At5g07610-like, translated as MEVIEGNDYLLTQILVRLPLRDVKTFKRVSKRWRSLISAPYFRHCHTTVKRRISCLFLNPPVNSPHQELNFFYLDQKTASFFPKILDLPRSRISQSCNGLMLVQSRSDTFIYNPTTGHKKPLPSPFPSFDESRFRYYYSLAFDPLRFLGYKLICIYHREYSKEDSYRTMIYSSESGAFWKHCGSSFSAPINMHFARGVYFKDSVYWIDTESKTTLRFDLNEELVKDDMPPLPQQHHQHDAAGYGYRWVLAPACGYMNSVGFDSKYRISIFRLKEDDYSSRWVLMHSVDLRRCINLRTIYQIIILKNYFNLGYACSILHLIEDGEDEMTLLLQIPNKVIALRLKDNTCDDVLDFTRVKGNFLRYCSPGFKGWYRAFGFIESLACV; from the coding sequence ATGGAAGTAATTGAAGGAAACGATTACTTACTTACTCAAATTCTTGTTCGTCTTCCTTTGAGAGATGTCAAAACCTTCAAACGTGTCTCCAAGCGGTGGCGCTCTCTCATCTCCGCCCCTTACTTCCGCCACTGCCACACCACCGTAAAACGAAGAATCTCCTGTTTGTTCTTAAATCCCCCCGTCAACTCTCCACATCAGGAATTAAACTTCTTCTACTTGGATCAGAAAACAGCTTCGTTCTTCCCCAAAATCCTCGATCTGCCTCGTTCACGTATATCACAATCTTGCAACGGCTTAATGCTTGTCCAATCGAGGAGCGACACGTTCATCTATAACCCTACCACCGGACACAAGAAACCCTTGCCTTCTCCCTTTCCATCGTTTGACGAATCACGTTTCAGGTATTACTACTCTCTGGCTTTTGATCCCTTGCGATTTCTTGGTTATAAGCTGATCTGCATTTATCATCGCGAGTATTCGAAAGAAGACAGTTACCGAACCATGATTTACTCCTCGGAATCCGGTGCCTTTTGGAAGCACTGCGGCTCTTCCTTCTCGGCTCCCATTAACATGCATTTTGCACGTGGTGTTTATTTCAAAGACTCAGTTTACTGGATCGACACAGAAAGCAAAACGACACTGCGTTTTGATCTGAACGAAGAGCTCGTGAAGGATGACATGCCTCCCTTGCCGCAACAACATCATCAACATGATGCTGCTGGTTACGGATATCGATGGGTTCTTGCACCTGCATGCGGTTACATGAATTCAGTTGGATTTGACTCTAAGTATCGTATAAGCATCTTCCGATTGAAGGAAGATGATTATTCATCACGGTGGGTTCTGATGCACAGCGTTGATCTTCGACGATGTATAAATCTTCGAACTATTTATCAGATAATAATTCTTAAAAACTACTTCAATTTAGGGTATGCATGCAGTATACTCCATCTCATTGAAGATGGTGAAGATGAGATGACTTTGTTGTTGCAGATACCAAACAAAGTTATTGCTCTGCGGTTAAAGGATAATACCTGTGATGATGTGTTGGACTTTACAAGAGTAAAAGGAAATTTCCTCCGTTATTGTTCCCCTGGATTTAAGGGGTGGTACAGAGCCTTTGGGTTCATTGAGAGCTTAGCTTGTGTTTAG
- the LOC107645495 gene encoding ABC transporter G family member 15 isoform X3, producing the protein MLLLVSTHSYSFIVENSGRLGGNVRITGNVTLNGTKTTTSCRNINYVTQEDYFLGTLTVRETLTYAAHLRLAANKSKDEIDKVVAKTLDEMGLEECAESRLGNWHSRGISKGEKRRLSIGIEILTQPHILLLDEPTSGLDSAAAFFVISSLTSIAHNGRIVLCSIHQLSSEVFNLFDDLVLLAAGETVYFGERTNAIKFFADAGFPCPTRKNPPEHFLRCVSPEFDNVLSLMRSKNVNDTPSSWNSLVNMTTEETKWNLINSFKNSMHSANVREKIREIKLRKEAVIERAYDTSTLKQLCTLTHRSFLNMTRDIGYYWLRILFYILVSVCAGFLYLNVGTSNNAILPRSKCDGFIYGFMTFLCIGGMPFFLEELKVFEGERFGRRYGEAIYVLSSFISSLPFVVAISLTSGTILYHMVNFHPGFSHYCYFCINLFCSISVTEGSMLVVAALVSNQLLAIVTAAGVSVLMLMPSNVARRITDIPKFFWRYPMSYISYIAWSIEGQYKNDFVGLEFEPLIPGDRKIKGEVILKEILGIQTDYSKWWDVGVLVLLLISYRVLFYLALKHRDRASSILRTTMSE; encoded by the exons GAAGGCTTGGCGGCAATGTTAGAATCACTGGAAATGTAACACTCAATGGGACTAAGACAACTACAAGCTGCAGAAACATT AATTATGTAACTCAAGAAGACTATTTCCTGGGAACTCTAACAGTGAGGGAAACACTAACATATGCTGCTCATCTGAGACTTGCTGCAAACAAGAGCAAAGATGAGATTGACAAGGTTGTAGCCAAGACGCTCGATGAAATGGGTCTTGAAGAATGTGCAGAGAGCAGGCTTGGGAATTGGCATTCAAGAGGAATAAGtaaaggagagaagagaagacTCAGCATTGGCATTGAAATCTTAACTCAGCCTCATATACTTTTGCTTGATGAACCTACCAGTGGATTGGATAGTGCTGCTGCTTTCTTTGTCATTTCATCTCTCACAAGCATAGCACATAATGGAAGAATAGTATTATGCTCCATTCACCAACTTAGCAGTGAAGTTTTCAATCTCTTTGATGATTTGGTGCTCCTTGCAGCAGGTGAAACTGTCTATTTTGGAGAAAGAACTAATGCTATTAAG TTCTTTGCTGATGCAGGGTTTCCTTGTCCAACAAGAAAGAATCCTCCGGAGCACTTCCTTCGATGCGTTAGTCCAGAGTTTGATAATGTTCTAAGTCTAATGCGGTCCAAAAATGTCAAT GATACCCCATCATCATGGAATTCTTTAGTGAATATGACTACAGAGGAGACCAAATGGAATCTGATAAACAGTTTCAAGAATTCCATGCATTCAGCAAATGTGAGAGAAAAAATCAGAGAAATCAAACTAAGA AAAGAAGCTGTTATTGAGAGAGCATATGATACTAGCACACTGAAGCAGCTATGCACTTTGACTCACAGATCATTCCTTAACATGACTAGAGACATTGGTTACTACTGGTTAAGGATCTTGTTCTACATCTTAGTATCAGTGTGTGCTGGTTTTCTTTATCTAAATGTAGGAACAAGTAATAATGCAATCTTGCCAAGAAGCAAGTGTGATGGATTCATCTATGGCTTTATGACCTTCCTTTGTATTGGTGGCATGCCCTTCTTCCTTGAGGAGTTAAAG GTGTTCGAAGGCGAAAGGTTTGGGAGGCGTTATGGCGAGGCCATTTACGTGCTGTCGAGTTTCATATCATCACTCCCTTTTGTTGTTGCCATTTCCCTGACTTCAGGAACAATACTTTACCACATGGTGAATTTTCACCCTGGATTCTCTCATTACTGCTACTTTTGCATAAACCTCTTCTGCAGCATTTCTGTCACAGAAGGCTCCATGCTTGTGGTTGCAGCACTAGTCTCCAACCAATTGCTAGCTATTGTAACTGCAGCTGGTGTATCT GTACTCATGTTGATGCCATCAAATGTAGCCAGAAGGATAACAGACATTCCTAAATTCTTCTGGCGCTATCCAATGTCCTACATCAGTTATATTGCATGGTCCATAGAG GGTCAATACAAGAATGACTTCGTTGGACTTGAATTTGAACCACTAATACCTGGGGATAGGAAGATAAAAGGTGAGGTGATACTTAAGGAAATACTTGGAATCCAAACAGATTATTCAAAATGGTGGGATGTTGGAGTCTTGGTTTTGTTGTTAATATCTTATAGAGTGCTTTTTTACTTGGCTCTTAAGCATAGGGACAGAGCTTCATCAATATTACGCACCACAATGAGTGAATGA